Proteins from a single region of Nerophis ophidion isolate RoL-2023_Sa linkage group LG08, RoL_Noph_v1.0, whole genome shotgun sequence:
- the LOC133557368 gene encoding histone H1-like → MAEVAPAAPAPSKTVKKKKTTKTAKAGPSVSQLITEAVAKSKERKGVSLASLKNSLNAAGYDVEKNKARIKIAVRKLVAKDILVQTKGTGASGSFKMNKASEAKPKKAPAKAKSAAKKPAAKKSPVKKVAVKKSVKATTKKPAKKATTPKKKAKTAAKKSTKSPAKAAKPAARKAPAARKSPAAKKSPAKKASKPKAKTAAKKK, encoded by the coding sequence ATGGCAGAAGTAGCACCAGCCGCACCCGCTCCGTCCAAGACggtaaagaagaagaagaccacCAAGACCGCGAAGGCCGGACCCAGCGTGTCCCAGCTGATCACCGAGGCTGTCGCCAAGTCCAAGGAGCGCAAAGGAGTCTCTCTAGCCTCCCTCAAGAACTCCTTGAACGCCGCCGGTTACGATGTGGAGAAGAACAAGGCTCGCATCAAGATTGCTGTCAGGAAACTGGTGGCCAAGGACATCTTAGTGCAGACCAAGGGCACCGGCGCTTCCGGCTCCTTCAAGATGAACAAGGCGTCCGAAGCCAAGCCCAAGAAAGCTCCCGCTAAGGCTAAGAGCGCCGCCAAGAAGCCCGCAGCCAAGAAATCACCAGTGAAGAAAGTCGCAGTCAAGAAGTCTGTCAAGGCCACAACTAAGAAGCCTGCAAAGAAGGCGACAACCCCGAAGAAGAAGGCAAAGACGGCGGCTAAGAAGAGCACCAAAAGCCCCGCCAAAGCCGCCAAGCCGGCGGCGAGGAAAGCCCCAGCGGCCAGGAAGAGTCCTGCTGCCAAGAAGAGCCCCGCTAAGAAGGCGAGCAAGCCTAAAGCCAAGACTGCAGCCAAGAAGAAGTGA
- the LOC133557372 gene encoding histone H2A, giving the protein MSGRGKTGGKARAKAKTRSSRAGLQFPVGRVHRLLRKGNYGERIGAGAPVYLAAVLEYLTAEILELAGNAARDNKKTRIIPRHLQLAVRNDEELNKLLGGVTIAQGGVLPNIQAVLLPKKTEKAAKK; this is encoded by the coding sequence ATGTCTGGACGTGGCAAAACCGGCGGCAAGGCAAGAGCCAAGGCCAAGACCAGGTCCTCCCGTGCCGGACTACAGTTCCCAGTGGGTCGCGTCCACCGTCTGCTCCGCAAAGGCAACTACGGCGAGCGTATCGGCGCCGGTGCTCCTGTCTACTTGGCAGCAGTGCTGGAGTATCTGACCGCTGAGATCTTGGAGTTGGCGGGGAACGCAGCCCGTGACAACAAGAAGACCAGAATCATCCCTCGTCATCTTCAGCTGGCTGTCCGCAACGACGAGGAGCTCAACAAACTCCTGGGAGGTGTCACCATCGCCCAGGGCGGTGTGTTGCCTAACATCCAGGCTGTTCTGCTGCCCAAGAAGACCGAGAAGGCTGCCAAGAAGTAA